The nucleotide sequence tacCTTTAAAGAGAATTCCAAAGCCTTACTCCAGCTCTCCATCCCTTTACCCATTAATCTCCTCACCTTCTCTTCTGATCTGACTTGCCTTTAACATCCCCTAGATTGTGGTAGCATTTCAGAAACTGTCACTGGGGGAGTCCTCCTGATGCCCGATCCCCTGTCTCACCTGCTCAGGCAAAGAAGGCCTTCTGGGGAGTTCCTGGTAACTGCAGCTAAGTCTGCTATGTCAGCTACATTAGATAACAGAGGGCTCAGGGCCGGGGTGCTGATAGTTCTGCTGTCCCCTGGCCTGCTCAGGCCTTCTGTCTGGTGCTGGGTTCAATTTGGGGCACGTTTGAGGAAGGGTTTTGATGAGCTAGAGGGTAACCAGTATGGCAAAGGGCCCTAAGAGACTGCCATCAGAGGACAGGGTGAACAGACAGCCTGTTTAGTCTGAAGAAGTATTCTGAGGGGCATCATGTGGAAAGCTGAGAGTGACAGCAAGTTGACTTCACTCCCCTCACctcctcagtgttctcatctgtaaaatggagatgatcctGTGGTCGCTAAGTCACAAGAGTTGTGAAGTCCCAAGAAAATATTCTAAACACCTTGCAAACTTTCAAGCCCTATATGGAATGTCAACCAACAGAGAGGTCATCTTTGGttgccagaagacctgggtttgagctcTACCTTGAAAGCTGTCATCCTAAATAACTCATTTAGTCTAAGACTTTAAACTGGGGAGAAAATGTTTATCTGCATTCccaagaaatcacaggtcaattaagggagggaaaaaggtaaTTACTGTTGCTAAGGGCCCCTAAGGACTAAACCAGGGTCTAGGGATGAGTGGCAAAAAAGGCAAATTTCGGTTTGAacgtgtaaatggaaagaaccaccgccaaaaagtgaaaaaaatgaaaactgggaAATGAAAATGAGCAATCTTGACTTCAGAAGACCAATGAGAAAGTGCACTTCTCTACGGAGATGGGGGACTATGAGTGAAGAATATTACACATACCGTCCCCCTAGGTTTtggtattggttagttttgctaaattgcttctcttccctgcccccctttctttttatttgttgctAGAAGACTTGGCTCTCTGGGTAGGGGAAGTAATCTTTGGAAGCCGCTAAATGGCCCAGTGGGTAGGGGCtcaggaagaaccaagttcaaatacagctcaGTAGCTTAGGGGTTTGGTAACCCTGGGGACCTCACAAcatctgcctgtctcagtttcctcacctgtaatagGGAGGTTGAGATGATTAAATAAGGATTTAATCAATTAAATACGGTGTGTAAAaggcttttcaaaccttaaagcacagtagaaatactagctattgcGTAAAAACAAGATAGAAATAACAGCCAGGAAAAAAAGTTAGGTTTGATACAAGAATGTTCTAGCAGTTGGAGCTGTCCAAGagtgcccccctccccctccttacaGCGGAGAGGTGGGACGGCCTCGTTGGGCAccggatggtctctgaggtcctgtccACATCAAATTCTGAAAAAGCAGCCAGAAGCTCTCAGAACCTGAACTTGGATCCCCATCCAGAGACAGTACAAACTAACGGACATAGAGCCAGGCAACAGCCAAGGGGACCGGTGATCTGGGTTCATGATCCCCCTTGGACACATACTGGCTGAGAGAgtctgggccagtcacttgacTCAGAGCCCAGACAACTCTAAAAATCTGCGAAAACAGTGGCTATCTGCCTTGAGAGAGGGACTTTGCTCACTGGGGGTTCCCTCCACCAATAAATCACGGGTCAAAAAATAAAACCGAAAACAACCGTCCAAAAACCTCACTCTAGACACAGGTTCCTAGTCCAGGGCTGTGGCTCCCAATGAACGAGGGCGCGGGGGTGGGCGTGGGGGCCGCAGACGAGTTCGGGGGCACAAGAAGACGAGGAAGCCGCGGGAATctactaaaataatttaattagaaATCGAGGGAGCGGGTCACGCCCAGGGAGGAGCCTGCACCGCCCCGACAGTCCAGCAGGGGCTCCCAGCTGGGCGCTGTCCACGTGGCAGGGCCACCCCGGGGCTGGTGACCCCCTGGCCGGGAGGAGCCAGGCTCAGGGCCGCcccttgccctccctccctccctcctcccggGCCAGGGCCGGCCAGGCCTCAGTCGGAGGAGCTGTCGCTGTCACCGCCCCCGCCGTCGGGGCCGAGGCCGCCTTGGTCCGGGTCGGGGCTGGGCGGGAGGAGGGGTCTCCTACGGGAGCGCTTGGGTCTTCGGGGGCCGGCGGACAGCAGCCTCCGTTTCAGCACGGCTGAGGGGAGAGGCAAGCCCCGGTGGGTGAGAGGGGGGTGGCCAGGGGccgggggaggagagggggcgGCCGGGGGccggggaagggaggagggggcggccaggggccggggtggggggggggatgagcGGCCAGGGgctggggggaagagaaggggatggccAGGGGccgggggaggagaggggggcggccgggggctggggaaggggagTAAGGGAGGGATAGCCCGGGGAAGaggaactgggggtgggggaggccaaGGGCCGGGGGAGGAAGAGCAGGGGGAGTGAGTGGGCCCGAGCGAGGGTTAGCAGGGGGAGGGGCCCTCACCCGCCACTGTGTCCTGGCTGTCTATCGATGGCCCCCAATAGATACTCTCCCCCCGACGGAAGTTTCGATGCAGCCGCGTGCAGAGCGTGGCCAGCGTGAGAAGCACCAGCAGGAAAGTCAAGGCCGTGGCTGCCCACGCCGCTTCCTCTGTTCGAGGAGTGGGAGCCCGGGCGGGCCGGGAGGGGCCTGCCCGGGGGACTGGAGAGGGATGCCCCGGGCAGACACAATCCCCTGGGCTTCCATGCCCTGGTCGGGAGTCATTGCTTTCTCCACCCCTCCGAGCCATGGCCAGCATGGGGGTATCACCGACCTCCCCTGGGCTGTCTGTGATGGGCTTGCTGATCCCTAAGGAGTGAGGAGGGGCCCTGGTGGCAGGGCCTGTGGCTAGGGAACCAAGGGCAGCTCGAAGTCCCCTCCTCTTGGCTCCAAGAGTGTACTCTGGACTCCAGGACTTAATCCCCTCCCCAGGGGGGCGCCAACTCCGGAGGGCAAAGGCTGTAGCCAGGGCCTGTAAGAcagccaggaggaagagaagtCACCCCTCCCTCCCGCTTATGTCCAGATCCATCCAAAGCTCCCACCAGCCACCAAGTCCCCTCACCTGTATGCTCCCTCTTGGACACAGGTGATCCTTGCCTAGGGTGGGCTCTGCCCAGGGAAGCCAGGGGGCACTGGAAGGGGTAGGCCAagctctccttctttcctttctcctcctcctcttcaaccAGTGGGCCACCCAGGCTGGCTGTACTCTTGCCATCTCAAATGATGCCCCCCATGCAACCAGTACAAGAGGCTGTAAGAAGCACCAGCAACAGACATGGGCAGGGCATTTTAGACACCCACTTGATCTGCTCCCCCAAAAGTGAAGGGTCTCCCTGTGAGTCTCCTGGAAACCCTTTCTTCCCAAAGCTGTTCACAATCACAGACAACCCCTTCCACCAACACCCAGACCACCACCCCTGCCAAATCCCGGGCTACTCACCCGATGCTGAGTGAGGCCGAGGTGAGGGATCAGTATGGGGTGGGATACGCAGACATGGGCCAGAAGGGCAAGCTGGAGTTTCAGCCAGGGGTGGACACAGGGGTGGTAGAGGAAGGTGATGTTGTTGCCCTGGTGGGAAGGGCTCCGGCTCAGGCTCAAGCCAACCCTGCTTGGCTTCTACCTGGGACACAGAGAGCCAATGCTCTCCCTTCCTTAGGACCCAGCTAAGTATGAGTAATGACGGGTAATGATGTAGTTTCTCCCACTTTCACTGAGCTATGACAAAGGAGGCTGCATTTGAGCTACTTTGTCCAGGGCCCCCACCAACTGCCATGCCTCCCATCCCTTCTGCCTAGCGGAGCCTTTCCCATTCCCGCCACCCCTTCTTTCTGGggctccatctctccccttctccaacGCACCAAACTCAGATCACCCCTTTACCCTTTCTGTGCTTGGGACTGTTCCAAATAAATTCTTCATTGTTTAGCTTACTGTGTGTCCCTCTGGATTTTAAGCTAGggcattcattctttttttttttcattcagtattTATCACACACCTACCATGAACAAAGCTGTGCtaggttttggggggttttttggtagagatacaaagatggaaGAGGCACAGGCCCTGGCCTTCAGAGAGCAGAAAGTCTAGAAGAAGGGCAAGGACAtgacatacacacatgtaatgCCAAAAAGCATAAAAAAAGGCCACAGGCCAAATGGTGTGCGAGGTCCAAGGAAGACTTCATAAAGCCTACAGCCCTTGAGATGGGATTTGTAAGACGGAAAGAATTTCAATagggggaaatggagggagaaggCATTCCAGATGGAGGGCAAGGGGGGCATAAATCTAGGAAGTAAGAAAGCTTATGATGTCCACAGGGGATGGAGGCAAGTTCATCAACTGAAGCACAGGAcatgtggaggagggaaggaagagagagaaaactggaaaggtagggaggcaTCAGCTTATGCAGGGTCTTGAATGTCAACCtgagtctagaccaggggtgggcaacctgcagccttgaggccacatgtggcctacgtccttggatgcagccttttgactgagtctaagctttacagaacaaatcctttttttaagggtattcgttctgtgaagtttggattcagtcaaagggctgagcttgagggccacatgtggcctcaaggccacaggttctctacTCCTGGTCTAGACTTTATTCTGGAGACTACAGGAATGCACTAAAGAATTTTGATGAGATGAGAGACACACTCAAGTGTGTctattaggaagattaatttggccTCTATAGGAAGGAGAGactggagggggcaggggaggcagAAAGGCCCATTAGGAAGTCATTGTACCAGCGTAGGGGAGCTTGGACCTGCCCAGAGATATGGGCCATGGTTGATCTGCCAGAGCTTTGCTGCTGATTAGCTGTGCAAATTAAGAATCAAGGCTACCTGAGTAGGGCTAGGCCTGTCTTCTATTTATTCAAAAGTCCCAGCAATATTCAAACAGAAGGCTCAGCCAGACATCAGGTTGCCCAACCCATGGTGTTGACTTAAACACCCCAATAAATTCAGATTTACTGAGCAGCTCACATAGGCCAGCCCTGTACTACCAAGCAGAAAAGCCATAttagacacagtccctgcctcagGAAGAAAGAAGGCTCTAGTGAAGAAGACAAAGTTAAAACATATGAAATAAGAAGCCAAAGACAGAAGGCAGAAGGTGTGTGAAATTCCATTATGCTGCCAGGGTTCTAACAAAGAGAGAGCAGTGTGGGGAGCAGGGGACCAGTGGAGGAACAGATCTGAGAGGCTCCAACCCTCTTTTATGGGCCGCCTCCCTCATTCAAATGCTGTGCGCATAGTATATGCCAACTTTCTttatccttccttcattcatggAGGGatagacagagaggagaggggaggatcaGTAATGAACAAAAGTCAGGAGGTAGGAGAACATGACAAAAATGAGTCTGGTCTGGTTAGGTAGAGGGTGGAAATGTGTAAATCAATGTAAGACTAGATGGGTGGCCAGGCCAAGCAAAGATGCAGCCAGAAATAGGGAGCCACGGACTGTCTGAGTACAGGAAGGGCATGATGAAAGGCCTTGGGGGCAGATTCCTCAAGGCAGCAGACTCTATGATAGGAGGGGGAGAAGCTAGCTTCCCAGGACAGGACCATTGTAATGGCCCAGTTGTGGAGTGATTGGGACCTCCACTCCAGCAGTGATACATTCTAAAAGTTTGAAGAAACCCATCGGATCTAGAGGGTGAGTCCAAGATGGTTCCACCATGTAAAGTCTTACACCTACCTCCACCTACAGTAATGGATAGGGTTCTTTTTAAAGAACTTTCACATACATTAATTTGTCTGATGCTCATATTAATATGCCAGGCAGATGCTTGTTGAAGGCAAGAGACAGGTAGAAGTGGGACTAGAACCCATGTTCTTTCCAGCCCACAACACCCCCTGCCCACCCAGCTCTGGGCCAGTCAGTCAGGAAACACTCACTCACCATGCCAGTGCCCCATACCTCCCACCTGTCATTTTGGGTGGCAGGGCATGGGGTAGAGGGCTGATGGCAAACAAATTAGTTCGGCTGGAGAAAAGGGTCCAAACCCCAGAGTTATGGGTGATAGAGTTagtgacaaaagaggaaaagaggcagCCTCGGCCTTTCCCATCACCACCATGCTGTATGTGGCGGGCATGGCCCCTACCTGCCCTGGGCCCATCCAAGCCTTGGTTACTCTTGGAGACACCTGTGggtaaggaaaggaggaagttTGAGTAACTCAGGAGCACCCATGGGggtttgggaggggagaagggatgaaTACTTCAACTCTTGGGCAGCATGGGGGtaaggagagagatgagaagggggcagggaaaggCATTCCAGCAAACCAGGACCAGGCTGGGGGTAGAGGAAAAGCTCCTTAAGGCTGAAGTCTCATTCATCTTTGTACTTCAGTGCCTTGTACAGAGTAGGCTCTGGAGAAATGTTTTTGTTCAATGAATTACTTATGTCGGAAAAGGGAGAGGGACCAAGCTGGGAGATCCTGTAGCTCTGAAAGACAGTAGGGACATCTGGGGTTCTCAAAAAGACAGAGGAGGGGGTGTCACTGCAGAGCTGGGAATCTGGACCGGAGACCTGGAGGTGTTAGGGGCAGACGCCTCTCAGGTCCCCAAAAGTGGTCCTCGGTACACATGCACAGCCTGGGCCCCATTTATACACCTGTGCAACGGTCCTACCTCTTGGGGCAGAGGCCACAGCTCCCCAGGGCATCGGACCCTGTCCTGGGCCAGCTCAGTCGGGACCTGcaaaccccagaagcagagagtTAGAGCTGTCTGGAAGAGATCCCTACTACCCCGGCCAAACCCTCCACCCTCTTTGCGTTCCTTCCGGTCTGCCAGGAGGCGAAGAGTCCCAGCCTAGCGGGAGGGCGCCCTTCTCCCGTCTGCCTccggactcagtttccccactctCTGAAACGGGGCTCCAGGGTGGCGGCGCCCGAAAGACAAAGGTTGAAGGTGCGGAGGCGGGGATTTGAGACAGCGCTCCTGGGTCCTCCCCTCCAGCCTCTGAGCTAAGGCCGGGGGCGCTTGGAGATCTTGGAGGAGGGGGGCGCAGTCCCCTAGGCGAGGTAAGGGGCAGACTTACCGCCCTGGGGCCGCTAGTCGCCCGGCAAAGCAGCGCCGGCAGCAGCGGCAAAAGCAGCAGCTGCGCCCAGCGGGGTGCCGCCATCCCCAGCCCAAGCCCCTACTGTCTCGGCGGGGTGCTGGCCCCCGCCCGCCTGGCTACTGGCCCCGCCCCCATGCGTTGGCCCcgcccttccctcccacccctcccgtGCAATGGACAGACTCTGCCTCGCTCCTCGCCCCGCCCCCTACGCGGCTCCTCCTCCTGCGCACCCCCGGGTAGCTCCGCCCCGCCCTTGGGCTGTCAATGAAGGTGGCTGTCTAAGATTCTCGGCTCCTGGACCCGACCCCTGAGTTGGCCCCGCCCCCAGCTAGATCTGGGCTCCAGATCACGCCCTCCAACCTCCGCCCCTCCGTGCCCGCCTCGGGTTGGACCTTGCCGGGAAGAGAGAGACGAGCGTGCGCGCGTGCGTGAGGGCGGGGGGGGGAGGAGCGGCGAGTTGCAACAAAATATCCGGCTGGCCCCGTGCCGTGACGCCAGCTCGGCGGGGTCACGTTGAGAGGAAAGAGACGAAGCCGGCGGAGCTGCGAAAGAGTGTGAGAGGCGCCCTAGTTGAGAAAACTGGCGCTTGCGCAGAAGGTTTGGGTTACAATGCGAGGGGGGGGacggggagggggaagaaaattgaAGGGAGTTGCGCACGCGTAGTCCCCAGTGGCCGTTGGCTTAGCGCTCGGGGCGGGGATCGCGACAAATGAGTAGAAAGAAGCTTTCTAGCTGGGGAAAACCGAATGCCGCAGGCTCGAGTAACGGCTTTCAGCCTCTTTAACTAAGGCCgacccctctctgagcctcagtttggtcttccgtaaaatggggataaataatccCAGCAGTACTTAAACCCTGGGCTTGTGGTGAAACATGGATGTACGCCTCAAAGAGCTATATtaatgtcagttatcattatcattcccattatTAATACTCCGCAGCGGATGGAGTgcgggacctggagtcaggaagacctgggttcaaatcctcagtGGTAGCCGCTCACGGTGTGACTTTAACCACTGCCTGCCTAAGTTTGCTCACCAGTAAATGAGAATCCATAATAGCGCCTACCTTCTCACTAGGTTGGCATGGGGATAAAGCTAGGAAATAATTGTCAAGTGCCTTAAGAACCTTAAAGTGCCGagcaaatgctagctgttgttattaaAGCATTTCAAAGCACCATATATTCAAAactcacgtgtgtgtgtgtgtgtgtgttacatatgTACAGATATTCAAATTCGCTTATCTCACTGATTTACCCagaggtttaaatgagataattcatgAGACCCCTGCTTGGCTACACtgcgtcccaaaagtcttagtgcaatgtTAAAGTATTAAATCTTAATCCGTATGGCTAGTCCAACTCCCCGAAGCTCAGGTCCCAGCTTTCAGTAGTGAAACTCTGACCTGGAGCCTCCAAggctcccaccccaccctccccaacGTTCAGGATCCAATCCCCAAACCACAGGTTTTGGAACTCCCCCATTCCTATTGCAAAATCGGGTCAGACAGAAGTGTGTGAGGGTACGGGGCGTggaggagaaagatgaagagaaCCGAGGAACCAATCACTGTATTCCTGACCCGGGCTGATCCTATTAGAAATCATAGCCCAAGGAGCCACCCTCTTTCAAACTCCCTAGCCCCGGCTGAACTTTCTTCTCCACCCAGTTGAGAATCCCTCCTCCAGACCACCGATCCACAGcctggggcggggcggggggagcGGGAGGAGGGGCAGAGATGGCCCGAGTGTCTCAGATTTCCCTCCAATCCCCTTTCCCTACCACCCCCCGCACACATTCTGGACCATTACCGTGGACATGGGATGTTTGTTAGGGATGGAGGGAGTGATATGGAGGCAGCCAGCAGGCCTTGCCCCTAAATAAGGGAGCTAGCAGGAACCTCTGACctacctcctctcccctttcccttggTCCCTGGTTCTGCCAATAACACTCCACTAGAATTTAAGGAAGGAGCCATGTTAGTGGATGGCTGGGTTCAACCCAAAAAAATTCCTGGGAAGGCAATATAATTCTTCCAAGCTAAGaaactccttccctcccccaacacaaGAGGTTTCCTTGCCCTCTCCACCGTGGTTAGCAATTCTGGCCCCCATCCTAGGGAGACCTTCGCAGAGAGGAGTCCTTTCTCTGCAGGGGATCCCAAGTGTTTCTGTCAGGAATCCTCTTTGCGCAGGTCTGTCTGGGGGGAGGCGGCAGTTTCTGTGGAGGGCTCTCTCCACAAGGGTCTGGAGGTGGGAGGTCTCTTTCTGAGGTCAGGATTGCCATGGGTTACCCTCTCTCCGCAGAGGAGTCTGGGAGCTCACTAATTGCACTGTGTTTGGGTGGGGCTCTCTGCACAAGGGTCTGGCTGGGAGCTGTCTTTCAGAGGACCGGTTCGTAGGGTGAGACCTTCTCCCTACGAGAGGCATCTGCGTTCCAGgctttttctgacttcagggccgggtTGGGGATCCTCTGTCCCCAAAGTCTGTATGGGAACTTTCTGAGGTCAAAGTCTCTCTGGGGACTGTGGGAAAGGACCCCTTCCGTTACCTCGAGTCTCCAATCCCTCCTCGCtgacctccccctttctcccattCAGCCCCAGATGCAGGTAACTCTCCTCTCTGTCCCAGCTGTGGTATAGTAGCCTCTTTCCATCCCTAAGCTCT is from Trichosurus vulpecula isolate mTriVul1 chromosome 7, mTriVul1.pri, whole genome shotgun sequence and encodes:
- the TP53I13 gene encoding tumor protein p53-inducible protein 13 isoform X2 yields the protein MGNNITFLYHPCVHPWLKLQLALLAHVCVSHPILIPHLGLTQHRPLVLVAWGASFEMARVQPAWVAHWLKRRRRKERRRAWPTPSSAPWLPWAEPTLGKDHLCPRGSIQALATAFALRSWRPPGEGIKSWSPEYTLGAKRRGLRAALGSLATGPATRAPPHSLGISKPITDSPGEVGDTPMLAMARRGGESNDSRPGHGSPGDCVCPGHPSPVPRAGPSRPARAPTPRTEEAAWAATALTFLLVLLTLATLCTRLHRNFRRGESIYWGPSIDSQDTVAAVLKRRLLSAGPRRPKRSRRRPLLPPSPDPDQGGLGPDGGGGDSDSSSD
- the TP53I13 gene encoding tumor protein p53-inducible protein 13 isoform X1, translated to MAAPRWAQLLLLPLLPALLCRATSGPRAVPTELAQDRVRCPGELWPLPQEVSPRVTKAWMGPGQGNNITFLYHPCVHPWLKLQLALLAHVCVSHPILIPHLGLTQHRPLVLVAWGASFEMARVQPAWVAHWLKRRRRKERRRAWPTPSSAPWLPWAEPTLGKDHLCPRGSIQALATAFALRSWRPPGEGIKSWSPEYTLGAKRRGLRAALGSLATGPATRAPPHSLGISKPITDSPGEVGDTPMLAMARRGGESNDSRPGHGSPGDCVCPGHPSPVPRAGPSRPARAPTPRTEEAAWAATALTFLLVLLTLATLCTRLHRNFRRGESIYWGPSIDSQDTVAAVLKRRLLSAGPRRPKRSRRRPLLPPSPDPDQGGLGPDGGGGDSDSSSD